TTAGAAAGCCAGGAGACGTCGTCATCATGTAGTGACGAAAGTATATTTGAAAAATCTGATGTGGATAAATCTACGATGTCATCATTAGCTGACGAAAGCGATGTCAGTAACGGTAACCAATATCGTAACAAGCGATACAGCCATAGTAAGAAAGATTTGCGAGATACCGAAAGAACTTCAAGTAGTTCAGAAAGTGACGCTTATCCTCCAAATGACGTaaagaatgaaaataaaatgtttcaccGCCATTACGCGTATAACGGAATGCAAAGCGATACTAGCGAATACAGATATGgcgaaaataaaagaaaacatcaCGACGAGGCTGTATCGAGAACAGATCATCGAAAAAATTACTCACAGTTGTCACATAGGTCACTGGATTCATGAATACTTATTTTAATCTTAGTAAAATTAGTTATAATTTTCAAGACATTTTctatcaaaatttcgatttttcacACGAAGTattccaaaaatttatttaacataagGAGGGTTCGTTTTTCGTAGGATAACAAGTCTCGTTAGTTGGGGAAGCTTCTTCTTTTGAAATTGTCATTGAAGGAGTCTGCATACTAAGTTGCATTTTACTTTTACCATTAccccaaataaataaatttactgTAAGTTTATATGTTAAAATACCGACTATTTTACCTATTAAATTGTTTTGGCTCTTCcccagtaatttttttaaacctggTTTCAAAATATTCCTCTATTAAGCGCCCTCCTTCTAATGATCTCCTCCCATCAAAAAAGATTCTTTTTAACAGAAATTGGGGTCGAACAACGAGCCCGAGATGGACCCTTTGACATCTCAATGCCAATTCCACCGAAAGAATATATGGAATATAGTGTTTTTTAGCGGTAAAAAGTTAACTGCACGATTGCTGTTTTCATTAACATTTTAATTAATGCCCTCTTAATAAGCGCCCTTATCTAGTAAGCGCCCCATTAAAATCATTGTTGAAGGAAATACGGTTACTACGAAGAAACACGATGTCATCTTTGGTCCCGGAAAAGAAGAATCACCTaagttttttttcgatttcaaacaaaatatatttcttccttaaattttaacattcaaaatgtcaaaaaaaaacgcTCTGCAAAAATTGAACGCCTTCTTTTAACGCCCTATTTAATAGTTAATAAGTTACTAAACACCCCGGCGAAAAGCTTCAGGATGAAAATATGGCTAACGAAACAAGTTTCCGGTAAATACAAGCGTTTTTAAGAAAAGGAATATAATTTCTGAGAATGTCAACATGGGAATAcagattaaaaacaataggttcattgtttaaaacaatagtGAAGTAAGAATAATGACAAAGCTGGTTGTAAATTTTGCTAAGCATTACAGATAAGTTTGCTTCAAGTAGTGTTCTGTTTTGCAGACTAAGAAGCACTGaatcaacttcgtccccagggattCCTTAGTCACGACAATGTTAGATACCTCGTTATCGAAAGAAAATGAAAGCTCTCAGAACACGATTGGGACTGCGCTTGAGGTTGATTTACTTCTTAGAAGTGAGCTATCAAACTATAGCCATGTTTTCCTATTTCGACGTAAAGCAAAACCAATatccaaaataaacaaaataatattttgaccctaaaaacattttctacatACAATACCTATTTTCTCGTTGTCTTTATTTAACGTTTAATAAATAAAACGTAAACAGAATGGCTAATCGagtccatttttttttcttcgttctCGATTGAACCTACTAAGGCTTCCCATCCCTCATTGGATGAGCACATCTTCCTGTTCTAAAAATATCACTTTTCTTTGTCGTTACGGGATAACAAGGAAAATAAATTCGCTACTACCAAACAGGCGAAGCTTATCCAGCCGGTTACCATAGAATAACCATATACATAACGAGCTGATCCGAACGTTTCGTATTTATCGACAAACACGGATAatcctgacgtcagcaaaatatctaaaaaataattttatgtgtTACTTTAATGTTTTTCCACCGTGATACAATGTCTTCTCCAGGGTTTATTAAGTTTCTTTATGCTCCATcccacaaaaaaataacaagccCTGGAGACGAGTTTGTGTTATAACCACTCCACGGTGCACATTTCTTTCGCGTTTTGTGTGTTTGGGTGGCCTGCAACTTCGTTTCTAGGGATTTTTTTCTCCCGCTGTTAATATTACAATAACGCATGCGCACTAAGATCTTGAAATAATAGTAACAAATCTTATCCCCAGTTCGTCTGCGGCTCATAGTTCTGGGGACcgtggatcgaatcccgctctctgtcaggcagtatgttagtgatgaacaaagtagttcttctacattatgacttacacgcgttatactcgcccgtcatgatcagaggtctgatcggggtgaagcattttctgttgagaatgaaatacggatgtgctatgataaatattcatctATGTTATCCCCAGAGCACGGCACAAACAGAAAGCGAAAAAGAGGGGAGGAGATAATAAATCAATGAACTTTCTTTTCGAACAGAATTAATATAGATTCTATAAAATTTCGTGTAAGTGGTAAACTTGATTTGTGATGAGAATTTTcaagaaactttaaaaaatgctgCTTCACGTAAGTTGTACAGTTGAATAAATATTGACACGAATAGAAGCAAATAGAAGTATAATTTAGCTACTACCTCTGGTTAACTCGCAAGCTGAATTCCCACTCAACGGCAAAACAGAACAGAACGGAACAAGAGGAATACTTAATGTTGATTGGCTATCTGCTAattgttcttttgtttttatatttgttttttgttcctGTCCGcaaaaaagttgaaatgattttaactttcaATTTGGAACGGAACGGATCCGAACGGAAAAGTTcatcaaccaatcagattttCTGTTCTGATTCATTTCATTTTACTATTGAATGGAAATTCAGATTTAATAAGATACCCTTATGATGGAATTTGAATTTTATGCAACCTCATTTCCAGGGCTTTTTCATCTCTTGCCGATACAAGAGCATAAAGAGCCAAatgagcaaaaaatattttatacttaCTAGATATTAAAATCATTACAGATAAAACATCCATCATAAGTTTTCTTTTGAATATTTTCATTAGTATTGCTACCACATTAACCAAACAATTTATAACGAGACTTGTTGAAAGTAATATTCTTGCCGCTTTAATTGTACCTGAAACAATTGAAAATGTAGATTTCACAGCAACAACCAATCATCCACCTTTAATTAACGGACACTGCAAGAAGCTGACACCTCTAATTAACAGATATTCCAAAAGGGGATATCTCTAATTACCAGATATTCCAAAGGGGGATATCTCTAATAAACGGACACTCCAAAAGGGGATATCTCTAATTAACGGACACTTCAAAAAGTGATATCTCTAATTAACGGATATTCCAAAAGAGGATATTTGTAATTAACGGACACAGTTCAAAAGAAGATATCTTTAATTAACAGACACTCCAAAAAATAGGGAACTTTATTGAACAGGCAAATAAAAAAACGGACTAATTAATGGAAAAGCAATTAAACTGTAGCAAAACCAATGATTAAATCTTTACAGGTACTTCTTTCTAAGTAGTAGGACAGGAAAGAAAATTGAAATCTTTtactcaaaaatttatttttcacgtGACTTGTTGCAAGAACATCGCACTTTACAATTTTTTCAGTACTTTTTGGTGtccctaaaaatatattttaaaaatatttccaatcCATTTCCTGCTTTTTTTTCATCCCTAAAGTCTAGTGAATCGACAATGGTTTCTTGATTGTGAATTAACACTTCTAGAAACCCGTTTTCTATCGATTTGAAGCGGGAAATAAAAACCTCCAAAGAAGGGATACCTCTAATTAGCAGACAAAAACATGATTGCTAATCAGAGTCCACAGTATAGTTTATAGGAAAGATTTTCGCGATTAAGAATTAGATAAATtaatcgcaaaaattaatcttcGTAAAAAATTAGGAATAGACAATAGCAGACTTTTTATAGTCGCTAATTGTACCTCTAAAACGAAAAGAAAAGTAGATAGACCCCCGGTGTTAAAATGATATTTAAGAGGATTGCAGTAAAAGAGGAGGATGGATGACATATAAAATATTAAGaatatacaaacaaaaatatatggTTATTTTTCGCAAAATGTTGGTGTAGATATGTTTTCCCAAATGGTGcccgttttcatttttgaacttttttgcgACAAAGCCACAATGTCGCTAAATGTGGCAAAATTAAAATAGCGAATAACCAATCCACTAGACTAAAATGAGaaacaatttattaaatccAACCACGATGTATTAAGACGGGGGTCTATCCCTAACTTTTGACTCTACCATCTTATTAACAGTAGCATCTAGAAGGAAAGATATAGAGTTTGTTTGCtctcaaaaataaattatttttacctgTGATTTCATCTTCATTTAGCTTTCGACACAACATAACCCTCGTAAAATTCTGATTTGTACGTTCAGAGCAAATCCTCCACAGTCCATTCCATCTCCAAACGTTGAGAGAAATGTTTCTTTCTTGAAACCATCGGTCCGTGAAAATTGTAATAGCCGTTAAAATTACAGAAAAGGTGACGAAAAGAAGAGTCAAGAAACGAAAAATTGCTCGTCGTTCAAACTTTGTTGAAATCGAAAACATCGCtgataaacaaacacaaaagccAGCTGAAATATATAGATTTTTACTGTTTATTGCAcactagttttttttgtttagaaatacttttatccttttttttcaTATAAGTTAGTAAAGAATTTAATTATCACCGATGTGAAAGAAGCCCAATTTCGTTCTCAGACCTTCTTTTTGTATCTCTCTATATAGACAAAAAAGGATACAATCTTTGTTGTCCTGTTTTGCCACACTAGCGCTTAAAAAGTTTCTTCTTTCATAAAAGAGAAAGAAGGATAATACTTTATTCAACAGAGAAGAAAAAAGACACCATTCTTAcgatttttactttcttttgctAATAGAAAGAAAGGTGGGCGTTATTCTAAGTTGATAAGTTTTCCTTTATTGAATAAGGGCGCTAATTCCAGGGTGGGAAGTCCATTGTTTATATTCTCACAAATTTTGCAATGGGTCGAGTGTACTTATAAATTGTGTAATGCGAGTTTTTTATGATTTCAGGACGGTGAAACACGATTAGTTTAAAATAAGCTTTTTATATAGCACAGTTCACTGGTGACCTTATCTCTTAAAAACTGATCGTCAATCTGCGGAAAAATACAACGATATTGATTGCCACTACTCGCAGCTACCATATTTGAATCACAGACGTAAACTTATGTAAATGTTAGGCTTGTGTCTATCtaatatatatcgcatttacTATTTGCTATTTCGTGTATCCGTGACACAGTTATAAAATTGACACAGACAAACAATGTgcacactagtcgttagcctgtgaaAAATTCGTCCGCCGTACATCTAGAcgcagctaccatttttaaatcAGAGACGTAAAATGGGATATTATAATATGGACTAGTTGGTAGTCCGGGGAATAATTCACGGTGTCTCCCCTACTTCATAAATCGTTTATTTCGTATTTCCGTAACACGACGTTTTTCTTGCGACAAAATGTATATAGAGACTAAGTATTAGGTTGTATGTCTATTACATATCGCATTCACTGTTTGATAtttcgtgtgtctgtaacacGGCTATAAAATCGTGTCAACAAACAACGGGTATTAGTAATGTTCACACTAGTCGTTAGTCCGTTGAAAATTCACAGGAATTCGACTGTTGTAGACACTTCCCGCATTGCTCAACGCTCTTCCACAACTTAGGACTTTGGAGTAATATTCTTATGTAGGTTCAGCAGCCTTAATTATGCACGCGTAAGAATTTTTGAGTTTTTACAGATATGATTTTTTTCTACTACTACTTTCTACTACATAAGTGTTAATGTCTAGTAAAATGTTTCGTCACACCTTTTATTTCAAGCTCCATACTAACTCTCAATTTTGCCTTAGTTTATCTCGACAGCcgtttgaaatgatttgctgtTTTATTTTGTAGCACAAAAACGCATGCATTCTTTATTGGGGAAGGTAGGGAGCTAAAACCAATACGAAAAGattgaaaatgagttttaactagctacatctgtgacggacacTACTATAAGATAGCCAGTTTGATTTGTACCAGGTGAATTCTTTAAGTAACTCTCACATTGCGGACACTTTTCCGTTCCACGTGTACTGTCTGGCTAAAATTGACTGCCATGAAGTTACTATTAGCAAATATTGACAACACAatctgttttcatttctgacCATTCAAAGATGTACCTATGATCATATCAGTAGTAGTTCTAAGAAATATGTGCATTTTGTAATCTTTCTTTGGGGAACAGCTTAGTTTTAAAAAGTTCATAAAAAGAGGACAAAGACATTTGTGTTTTAAGTGTTTATTTAAGGAAGATCTTTTGCACTTCATGCACTGTACTTTTTctttaatgatatttttttgtgattGCTAAAATGtggacagaaaatgtcaaaaaaagataaatactGGAAGAAAGGATAAAACTGTAATAATATATGCATTCGCAAACATCAGCGGACACCATTTTAAAATGGACCGTTTTTGAGGAATTCTTTAAGTAACTCTTACGGTGCAACTTCACCAAAGTGCACACTCAATGGTTCACAGTATTTCAAATCGTCATTGTACTTTATTTATTGGTATATGGCAAGGGtctttttaaaacagttttggTTCTTGTCCTTGTATGGTTTTGCACCAACAACAGTTAGCTACAACTTATTTGCTCCCATCATTTCGTTGCACCTTgtcaaaaagatacaagatactCTGCGGTCGAGACTGTGCTTAAAAGGGACCCTACTGACAACAAAGTAAAAACTATCATGACACGGATGTAAACAATTataaccaacatgtattttttacgCGCCATGTTGTAGcatgatctatattataatacccgtataagtCTGTCTGCTATGCAAAATGataaccgcagtagcgagacacacgaaatgcggtaaataaaggacagtgaacccgtggatttatctacGGGTCACCGGCTAGTGTTTAAGAATTTCCAGCTGCACCAACACATGTGTTGTTATCACGCGAGGCTGTAAAGTGGATGTGAGAAAAATAGTTTGTAATCTGAGACGTATATTGAGTTTAAGATTGAAATGAATACATGCGTGGGATGGAAAACTATTTTGATACGTAACACAGATCTTGAAGATAATCTTATTGTTTCAGCCCACCTAGTAACAAATCATACAGAGAAATAGCAACAAACCTATAAACTGTGGCTTTTATCCTATCAAAACTTCCTGTTTTGAGTAAAAAGGTCTACGCTTTGCTTTCCCAGCTTCGTTTCCAGACTCTTTAATCTAGAGCTAACAAAATACTCTAGGAGTAAAACATTCCTGAGGTTAAAAGATGCGAATGTATTGTTCGACAGTGTGCATGATTGGTTAATATCTAAGGTTGcctttaggactgtgacctattCTTTCTTATCACAAGataatagaaacaaaaaaaattcctgggaacgagattgttaATGGTGTTAAAACggcaaaagtaaacaaacaaaattcctCGTAGGAGTTATTTGCATAACGGATTTTTTTCGACTTTGCGAATGCGTGGAAAGAAATATGAACTGTTGATAAACGCCCTATTTTGTAGGAGGAATAACACAAGGAACATATTTATGATATTTctggtaaaaaatattttcaaacaaaCCACTCCTATTATTAATTTAAAGTTCTGACTTTTTTTGGCGCCATGACACTACAGTGAGGAGGGATTGGTAAGATCTCATACTTCACGTGTACTCTTGTTCTGAGGGACATTTGTG
This DNA window, taken from Hydractinia symbiolongicarpus strain clone_291-10 chromosome 15, HSymV2.1, whole genome shotgun sequence, encodes the following:
- the LOC130629065 gene encoding epithelial membrane protein 2-like, with the translated sequence MFSISTKFERRAIFRFLTLLFVTFSVILTAITIFTDRWFQERNISLNVWRWNGLWRICSERTNQNFTRVMLCRKLNEDEITGTIKAARILLSTSLVINCLVNVVAILMKIFKRKLMMDVLSVMILISNILLTSGLSVFVDKYETFGSARYVYGYSMVTGWISFACLVVANLFSLLSRNDKEK